One part of the Acidobacteriota bacterium genome encodes these proteins:
- the lpdA gene encoding dihydrolipoyl dehydrogenase → MTEETQLAVIGAGPGGYTAAFLAADLGLRVTLIDEAPRPGGVCLYRGCMPSKALLHAARVVTDARAAAAWGVSFGDPTIDVARLRAWKDDVVAKLTGGLALLSRQRKVAFVQGRASFEDAHALRVAPTGEDAADGVRTIAFEHAIVATGSRPTRPAALALDDPRVLDSTRALDLDGVPGSLLVVGGGYIGLELGTVYAALGSAVTIVELTDSLLPGADPDLVRVLARRIAGTVHAVHLKTAVNGLAACPDGIEVMLEPAGAAVRTERFDQVLVAVGRSPNSEVPGLVERTRAELDARGFIRVDAQRRTAEQSIFAIGDVAGEPMLAHKAFAEARVAVDTIAGNAASFAPRAVPAVVFTDPEVAWCGLTEAAAAASGRAVTVARFPWGASGRALTLDRPDGATKLVLDPESGRVLGVGLVGAGAGELIAEGVVAVEKGLTAADLAGAIHPHPTVSETFAEAAEVFFGRSTHVYRPKRR, encoded by the coding sequence ATGACCGAAGAGACGCAGCTTGCCGTCATCGGTGCCGGTCCGGGCGGCTACACCGCGGCCTTTCTTGCGGCCGACCTCGGACTGCGCGTCACCCTGATCGACGAGGCCCCGCGGCCCGGCGGCGTCTGCCTCTACCGCGGCTGCATGCCGTCGAAGGCGCTGCTGCACGCCGCGAGGGTGGTGACCGACGCGCGCGCCGCAGCCGCCTGGGGCGTGTCGTTCGGCGACCCGACCATCGACGTCGCCCGACTTCGGGCCTGGAAGGACGACGTGGTCGCGAAGCTGACCGGCGGGCTGGCCTTGCTGTCGAGGCAACGGAAGGTCGCCTTCGTGCAGGGCCGCGCATCGTTCGAGGACGCGCACGCGCTGCGCGTCGCTCCGACCGGCGAGGATGCGGCGGACGGCGTCCGGACGATTGCGTTCGAACACGCCATCGTGGCGACCGGCTCGCGCCCCACCCGTCCGGCGGCGCTGGCCCTCGACGATCCCCGGGTGCTCGACTCGACGCGCGCGCTCGATCTCGATGGTGTTCCGGGGTCGCTGCTGGTGGTCGGGGGCGGCTACATCGGACTCGAGCTCGGGACCGTCTACGCGGCCCTCGGATCGGCCGTCACGATCGTCGAGTTGACCGACAGCCTGCTGCCGGGTGCGGACCCGGATCTCGTGCGGGTGCTGGCGCGGCGGATCGCCGGCACCGTCCACGCGGTGCACCTGAAGACGGCCGTGAACGGGCTGGCCGCCTGCCCTGACGGGATCGAAGTGATGCTCGAACCGGCCGGCGCCGCCGTGCGGACGGAGCGGTTCGACCAGGTGCTGGTGGCGGTCGGTCGGTCGCCGAATTCGGAAGTGCCCGGTCTCGTCGAGCGGACGCGGGCGGAGCTCGACGCCCGCGGGTTCATCCGGGTGGATGCGCAGCGGCGCACCGCCGAGCAGTCGATCTTCGCCATCGGCGACGTCGCGGGAGAACCGATGCTCGCGCACAAGGCCTTCGCCGAGGCCCGCGTCGCGGTCGACACGATTGCGGGCAACGCGGCCTCGTTCGCCCCGCGGGCGGTGCCGGCGGTCGTCTTCACCGATCCGGAGGTGGCGTGGTGCGGGCTGACCGAAGCCGCCGCCGCGGCGTCCGGCCGCGCGGTGACGGTGGCCCGCTTTCCCTGGGGCGCCTCGGGGCGGGCGCTCACTCTGGACCGGCCCGATGGCGCGACCAAGCTGGTGCTCGATCCCGAGTCGGGCCGGGTGCTCGGGGTGGGACTGGTCGGCGCCGGGGCAGGAGAGCTGATCGCGGAAGGCGTGGTCGCCGTGGAGAAGGGCCTGACCGCGGCCGACCTCGCCGGCGCCATTCATCCCCACCCGACCGTGTCGGAGACCTTCGCCGAAGCCGCCGAGGTCTTCTTCGGACGCAGCACGCACGTCTACCGTCCGAAGCGGCGTTGA
- the lipA gene encoding lipoyl synthase: protein MAEPVPVTLVRGRPPRFAESPRGPKPPWLRVKAPGSPGYLRLERLTRGLSLNTVCREASCPNIGECWQHGTATFMILGSVCTRSCGYCNVVHGTPGAVDRTEPERLAEAVAALDLEYVVVTSVDRDDLPDGGAAVFADSIRAIRRRKPDCRIEVLIPDFSGRARDLEWVLDAGPDVLNHNLETVERLYRSARPGGRYRLALRLLEHARRHRPDTPTKSGIMVGLGESRGEVLTALRDLRGAGCDILTIGQYLRPSIAHLPVARYYHPDEFADLKSQALGLGFGHVESGPLVRSSYHAHEQAEAFDRCAS, encoded by the coding sequence ATGGCAGAGCCTGTTCCCGTCACGCTCGTACGCGGACGCCCACCACGGTTCGCAGAATCGCCGCGCGGCCCCAAGCCTCCCTGGCTCCGCGTCAAGGCGCCCGGCAGCCCCGGCTACCTGCGGCTCGAGCGGTTGACGCGCGGTCTCTCCCTGAACACGGTGTGCCGGGAGGCGAGCTGTCCGAACATCGGCGAGTGCTGGCAGCACGGCACGGCGACGTTCATGATCCTCGGCAGCGTCTGCACGCGATCCTGCGGCTACTGCAACGTGGTCCACGGCACGCCCGGCGCCGTGGACCGGACCGAGCCCGAGCGTCTGGCCGAGGCCGTGGCGGCCCTCGACCTCGAGTACGTGGTCGTCACGTCGGTCGACCGCGACGATCTGCCCGACGGCGGCGCCGCGGTGTTCGCCGATTCCATCCGCGCGATCCGGCGGCGGAAGCCGGACTGCCGCATAGAAGTGCTCATTCCCGATTTCTCGGGCCGCGCCCGCGATCTCGAGTGGGTGCTCGACGCGGGCCCGGACGTGCTCAACCACAACCTGGAAACCGTCGAGCGGCTCTACCGCAGCGCCCGGCCCGGCGGGCGCTACCGGCTGGCATTGCGACTGCTCGAGCATGCCCGCCGTCACCGCCCCGACACACCGACCAAGTCCGGGATCATGGTGGGCCTCGGCGAATCGCGCGGCGAGGTTCTGACGGCGCTGCGGGACCTGCGGGGCGCGGGCTGCGACATCCTCACCATCGGCCAGTACCTGCGGCCGTCCATTGCGCACCTGCCCGTGGCCCGCTACTACCACCCCGACGAGTTCGCCGACCTCAAGTCGCAGGCGCTCGGCCTCGGATTCGGGCACGTGGAGTCGGGACCGCTGGTGCGAAGCTCCTACCACGCGCACGAGCAGGCCGAAGCGTTCGACCGCTGCGCCTCGTAG
- a CDS encoding ferredoxin family protein, with protein sequence MAYSICEPCVGTKDTACVDVCPVDCIHPRKDEEEFEAETMLYIHPDECIDCGACVPACPVEAIFANDEVPDEWESFIETNAQWYEGK encoded by the coding sequence ATGGCCTATTCGATCTGTGAGCCGTGTGTCGGGACGAAGGACACTGCCTGCGTCGACGTGTGTCCGGTCGATTGCATCCACCCGCGCAAGGACGAGGAAGAGTTCGAAGCCGAGACGATGCTCTACATTCACCCGGACGAGTGCATCGACTGCGGCGCGTGCGTGCCCGCGTGCCCCGTGGAGGCGATCTTCGCCAACGACGAGGTGCCGGACGAGTGGGAGAGCTTCATCGAAACCAACGCCCAGTGGTACGAGGGCAAGTAG
- a CDS encoding NADH-quinone oxidoreductase subunit B yields MGLIDHRFEDNFITTNLDRVLNWARQSSLWPMGFGLACCAIEMIATSTSRYDIARFGAEVFRASPRQSDLMIVAGTVTKKMAPVLRRLYDQMPEPKWVISMGSCSNAGGPFPTYSVLQGVDKIVPVDVYVSGCPPRPEALLYGLMRLQDKIRKENTILRKERVIMAGQTEPVIVEDRG; encoded by the coding sequence ATGGGTCTCATCGATCATCGCTTCGAAGACAACTTCATCACGACCAATCTCGATCGCGTCCTGAACTGGGCGCGGCAGTCCTCGCTCTGGCCGATGGGGTTCGGCCTCGCCTGCTGCGCGATCGAGATGATCGCCACGTCGACGTCGCGCTACGACATCGCCCGGTTCGGCGCCGAGGTGTTTCGCGCATCGCCGCGCCAGTCGGACCTGATGATCGTGGCGGGTACCGTCACGAAGAAGATGGCGCCCGTGCTGCGGCGGCTGTACGACCAGATGCCGGAGCCGAAGTGGGTCATCTCGATGGGTAGCTGCTCGAACGCGGGCGGTCCGTTTCCGACCTACAGCGTGCTGCAGGGCGTCGACAAGATCGTGCCGGTCGACGTCTACGTCTCCGGCTGTCCGCCCCGTCCGGAAGCGCTCCTCTACGGATTGATGCGGCTGCAGGACAAGATTCGCAAGGAGAACACGATCCTCCGCAAGGAGCGGGTGATCATGGCGGGGCAGACCGAGCCTGTCATCGTCGAGGATCGGGGGTAG
- a CDS encoding NADH-quinone oxidoreductase subunit I translates to MDVLFLAKFFRTVFLVDLLKGLWVTLKYTPQPAFTFQYPEERRPVAPRFRGVLRLQVEPETGAQTCIVCDQCAKVCPDELINLGGHREPGHKIKVLDFFDFNLSRCSFCGLCAEVCPTKPVKALIMSEDYELGTYSRNAQILRVDEMYDGVPIEHYTR, encoded by the coding sequence GTGGACGTGCTGTTCCTGGCCAAGTTCTTTCGGACGGTGTTCCTGGTGGACCTGCTCAAGGGACTCTGGGTCACGCTCAAGTACACCCCGCAGCCGGCGTTCACGTTTCAGTATCCGGAGGAGCGCCGGCCGGTGGCGCCCCGGTTCAGGGGGGTGCTGCGCCTGCAGGTGGAGCCCGAGACCGGCGCCCAGACCTGCATCGTGTGCGATCAGTGCGCCAAGGTCTGCCCGGACGAGCTGATCAATCTGGGTGGGCACCGGGAGCCGGGACACAAGATCAAGGTGCTCGACTTCTTCGACTTCAACCTGTCGCGCTGCTCCTTCTGTGGCCTCTGCGCGGAGGTATGCCCGACCAAGCCGGTGAAGGCGCTCATCATGAGCGAGGACTACGAGCTGGGCACCTACAGCCGGAACGCCCAGATCCTGCGCGTCGACGAGATGTACGACGGCGTTCCCATCGAGCACTACACCCGGTAG
- a CDS encoding tetratricopeptide repeat protein, which translates to MRHSCIRWSEPRGGCRRRGAVLVREELMRVRGIIVALTFCVAAPILIGAESTTDSARSEVRLQLAELLYGDQRYWEALSAYENAKQGARNDQLLRASSGLLRSLLHIAEFSRAQQEADFLYSLDPVEPEYRALYADALWAFGLFEEAEQVYQEVLARSPDSAMARHGLGRSLAARGRLEEGLVELQAAVARDPRGEFYHSIGSVHRRMQRYDLAADAFESYVEDLVGTRMDQKIEWARSEIRFLRSFGERIPVYVSPEGLDTAHTIPFRLERDKVIVRGRVNGDEIDLVVDTGAEQMVLSQETAQRVGVRPITNTLSAGVGRVGMRGLELGRADTLEIGTLRVENVPALIKNPPLTGLPATRSENSFSPLALGMSAIVDYQHHRMVVARELPPGPPADVELPMRFHRLALVRGVLNGSVQKSFIVDTGGEVISISLSTANALGMVPVRHIPLRVYGTSGWDDDAFLLPGVNLGFDRIRFDNLAVVVLNLHRPSALLGFHIGGIIGHMFLGDYRVALDLQDSVLRLSEI; encoded by the coding sequence ATGAGGCATAGTTGCATTCGCTGGTCCGAGCCGCGGGGCGGATGCAGGCGGCGCGGGGCGGTTCTTGTGCGGGAGGAGCTGATGCGGGTCCGAGGAATCATCGTTGCACTGACCTTCTGCGTAGCGGCGCCCATCCTCATCGGCGCCGAGTCGACCACCGACTCCGCGCGCAGCGAGGTGCGCCTCCAGCTTGCCGAACTGCTCTATGGAGATCAGCGCTACTGGGAGGCGCTGTCCGCCTACGAGAACGCGAAACAGGGGGCTCGGAACGATCAGCTCCTGCGTGCGTCGAGCGGGCTGCTCAGGTCGCTGTTGCACATCGCCGAGTTCTCCCGTGCGCAGCAGGAGGCCGACTTCCTCTACAGCCTCGACCCCGTCGAGCCGGAGTACCGGGCGCTGTACGCCGACGCATTGTGGGCGTTCGGTCTGTTCGAGGAAGCCGAGCAGGTGTACCAGGAGGTTCTCGCGAGGAGCCCGGACAGCGCCATGGCCCGCCATGGGCTCGGCCGCAGCCTCGCGGCGCGAGGCCGGCTGGAGGAAGGGCTCGTCGAGCTGCAGGCGGCCGTAGCCCGGGACCCGCGCGGCGAGTTCTACCATTCCATCGGGTCGGTCCATCGCCGCATGCAGCGTTACGATCTGGCGGCCGACGCGTTCGAGTCGTACGTCGAAGACCTGGTCGGCACGCGGATGGATCAGAAGATCGAATGGGCCCGATCCGAGATCCGCTTCCTGCGGTCGTTCGGTGAACGCATTCCCGTCTACGTGTCGCCGGAAGGGTTGGACACGGCCCACACCATTCCGTTCCGACTCGAGCGCGACAAGGTAATCGTTCGCGGGCGCGTGAACGGTGACGAGATCGATCTCGTCGTGGACACCGGCGCCGAGCAGATGGTGCTGTCGCAGGAGACGGCGCAGCGCGTCGGCGTCCGTCCGATCACGAACACCCTGAGCGCCGGCGTCGGCCGGGTCGGCATGCGCGGGCTCGAGCTGGGGCGGGCGGATACGCTCGAGATCGGCACGCTGCGCGTGGAGAACGTTCCCGCGCTCATCAAGAACCCGCCGCTGACCGGCCTGCCCGCAACCCGCAGCGAGAACAGCTTCTCGCCCCTTGCGCTGGGGATGTCGGCCATCGTCGACTACCAGCATCATCGCATGGTGGTGGCTCGCGAGCTGCCGCCCGGGCCGCCCGCGGACGTCGAGCTCCCGATGCGCTTCCATCGTCTGGCGCTGGTGCGGGGTGTATTGAACGGATCGGTCCAGAAGAGCTTCATCGTCGATACCGGCGGCGAGGTCATCTCTATCAGCTTGAGCACGGCCAACGCCCTCGGGATGGTGCCGGTTCGCCACATCCCGTTGCGCGTCTACGGCACCTCGGGCTGGGACGACGACGCGTTTCTGCTGCCCGGCGTCAACCTCGGATTCGACCGCATCCGGTTCGACAACCTCGCTGTCGTCGTTCTCAATCTGCACCGCCCGAGCGCCCTGCTCGGGTTCCACATCGGCGGCATCATCGGCCACATGTTCCTGGGCGACTACCGCGTGGCCCTCGACCTGCAGGACAGCGTTCTCCGACTCTCCGAGATCTAG